Proteins encoded together in one Chryseobacterium wanjuense window:
- a CDS encoding trimeric intracellular cation channel family protein codes for MHEQFNFLIEVLGTISFSMSGSFAAMQKRLDPFGVLIIAFVTSVGGGTVRDLLLDIPVFWMHDLLTCALIILTSIFTMIFKSFEKNVRVTLFIFDSFGLGLFTIIGVQKGLNADIHPLICIGLGTITGCFGGIIRDILLNRIPLIFRKEIYATACIVGGSAFLLLTKFTTLSFTIIQIFTILLIVTIRTLAVKYHWQIPKFYGYNNDGEM; via the coding sequence ATGCACGAGCAGTTCAATTTTCTCATAGAAGTACTCGGTACGATTTCCTTTTCGATGTCGGGAAGCTTTGCTGCGATGCAGAAACGTCTTGATCCGTTCGGAGTGCTTATTATTGCCTTTGTTACATCTGTTGGCGGCGGAACTGTAAGAGATTTATTACTGGATATTCCGGTTTTCTGGATGCATGATCTTTTGACCTGTGCCTTGATTATCCTCACCAGTATTTTCACGATGATTTTTAAATCTTTCGAAAAAAATGTCAGGGTAACTTTATTTATTTTTGATAGTTTCGGACTGGGATTGTTTACCATCATCGGAGTCCAAAAAGGATTGAATGCAGATATCCACCCTTTGATATGCATTGGCTTGGGCACCATTACCGGTTGTTTCGGAGGTATTATCCGGGACATTTTACTTAATAGAATTCCTTTGATTTTCAGGAAAGAAATTTATGCTACCGCCTGTATTGTGGGTGGTTCAGCTTTTTTATTATTAACAAAGTTTACCACACTTTCCTTTACAATCATCCAGATTTTTACAATTTTATTAATTGTTACAATAAGAACATTAGCCGTAAAATATCATTGGCAGATCCCGAAATTTTATGGGTATAATAATGATGGGGAAATGTGA
- a CDS encoding D-alanine--D-alanine ligase — protein sequence MSKKSVAVVMGGYSDEYVVSLKSGQLIYDSLDRDLYDVYKVVILKDEWYFLGENDKKYEISKGDFSVTLDNNETLKFDVCFNIIHGTPGENGILQAYWDAIGQKYTGCDFYQSALTFNKKDTLAVLSKYGIPSAKSVYLRKGEEINVDEIVETLGLPVFVKPNQSGSSLGISKVKEKSELIAATEVAFKEDDEILIESFLNGMEVSVGVIDYKGETIVLGITEIVPKNEFFDYEAKYEGASEEITPARIDDETRIRVEEISKRAYNSLGMSGFSRSEFILMDGIPYMLEMNTNPGFSPASILPQQAKIYGISIKDLCGNEVEKALNKK from the coding sequence ATGAGCAAAAAAAGTGTTGCCGTAGTAATGGGAGGGTATTCTGACGAATACGTTGTATCATTAAAAAGCGGACAATTAATTTACGATTCTTTAGACAGAGATCTTTATGACGTATATAAAGTGGTTATCCTTAAAGATGAATGGTATTTTTTAGGAGAAAACGACAAAAAATATGAAATCAGCAAAGGTGATTTTTCGGTCACATTAGATAATAATGAAACCTTGAAATTTGATGTATGTTTCAATATTATCCATGGAACACCAGGTGAAAATGGCATTCTGCAGGCATATTGGGACGCTATCGGACAAAAATATACCGGCTGCGATTTTTATCAAAGTGCTTTAACGTTCAATAAAAAAGATACATTGGCCGTATTATCAAAATATGGAATTCCTTCTGCAAAAAGTGTTTATTTAAGAAAAGGAGAAGAAATTAATGTTGATGAAATTGTAGAAACGCTGGGGCTTCCTGTCTTTGTAAAACCTAATCAATCCGGCTCTTCACTGGGAATTTCCAAGGTTAAAGAAAAATCTGAATTAATTGCTGCCACTGAAGTTGCTTTTAAAGAAGATGATGAAATTTTAATTGAAAGTTTTCTCAACGGAATGGAAGTTTCTGTCGGAGTGATCGATTATAAAGGAGAAACCATCGTTTTGGGCATCACGGAAATAGTTCCTAAAAATGAATTTTTCGATTATGAAGCCAAATATGAAGGAGCTTCGGAAGAAATTACCCCTGCAAGAATCGACGACGAGACAAGAATCCGTGTGGAAGAAATCTCAAAAAGAGCGTACAATTCTCTGGGAATGAGCGGTTTTTCAAGAAGTGAATTTATCTTAATGGATGGCATTCCTTATATGCTGGAAATGAACACAAATCCGGGATTCTCACCCGCAAGTATTCTTCCGCAACAGGCAAAAATCTACGGAATATCTATCAAAGACCTTTGTGGAAACGAGGTTGAAAAAGCTTTAAACAAAAAATAA
- a CDS encoding Smr/MutS family protein yields MKIGDKVSVVDEDLSGVVTSVKGNIVVFKDEFGFTYQYPKEKLVPKNADIYENIKVVKKPEPKKNISKKHQRNHLVLDLHFPNLVKNPNDYDSFERLFIQKEKLLQTIEFCRKHNLKRLEIVHGIGDGVLQKLVWDTLESQTNIDFYNKEILHHQSGAVMVEFH; encoded by the coding sequence ATGAAGATAGGCGATAAAGTTTCTGTGGTAGATGAAGATCTGAGCGGGGTTGTAACTTCCGTTAAGGGAAATATTGTCGTTTTTAAAGATGAATTCGGGTTTACGTATCAATACCCGAAAGAGAAACTGGTTCCGAAAAATGCCGATATTTATGAAAATATTAAAGTGGTAAAAAAACCGGAACCCAAAAAAAACATTTCAAAAAAGCATCAGCGAAATCATCTTGTTTTGGATCTCCACTTTCCTAATCTGGTTAAAAATCCTAATGATTATGATAGTTTCGAGAGACTTTTTATCCAGAAAGAAAAATTACTGCAAACTATAGAATTTTGCAGAAAACACAATCTGAAAAGGCTGGAAATTGTTCACGGAATCGGAGACGGCGTTTTACAGAAGCTGGTTTGGGACACGCTGGAAAGCCAGACCAATATCGATTTTTATAATAAGGAAATACTTCATCATCAATCGGGTGCGGTAATGGTAGAATTTCACTAA
- the murI gene encoding glutamate racemase, protein MKTKKQNYSHLSPKQPIGIFDSGVGGLTVAKEIKRLLPNEDLIYFGDTKHLPYGEKSKEAIIEYSTKITNFLLAQNCKAIVVACNTATANALNEVMESVAGKVPVIDVINPVAEKVSYEIHNNVGVIATKATVNSGLYKKSIRKHNKWIKVDELATPLLVPAIEEGFKNHPITHAIIYNYLSNSKLKNIETLILGCTHYPLLIEEIKQYYGNRVRVIDSPNIVANHLKIILDKYNLLNESNPKPNYHFYLSDLTKNFEKISKKFFGKTIDLELKVL, encoded by the coding sequence TTGAAAACTAAAAAGCAAAATTATTCGCATCTTTCACCAAAGCAACCTATCGGAATTTTTGATAGTGGAGTTGGGGGATTAACGGTAGCCAAAGAGATAAAGAGACTTCTTCCCAACGAAGATCTTATCTATTTTGGGGATACAAAGCATCTTCCTTACGGTGAAAAATCCAAAGAAGCGATTATCGAATATTCTACAAAAATTACCAACTTTTTGTTGGCTCAAAACTGTAAAGCAATCGTAGTTGCCTGTAATACGGCCACGGCAAATGCTTTGAACGAAGTCATGGAATCTGTCGCAGGGAAAGTTCCTGTGATCGACGTGATCAATCCTGTTGCGGAAAAGGTTTCGTATGAAATTCATAATAATGTCGGCGTGATTGCAACAAAAGCTACGGTGAATTCCGGGCTTTATAAGAAAAGTATCCGTAAGCATAATAAGTGGATCAAAGTGGATGAATTGGCCACTCCGCTGCTGGTTCCTGCGATTGAAGAAGGTTTTAAAAATCATCCGATTACGCATGCGATTATTTATAATTATTTGAGTAATAGTAAATTAAAAAATATTGAAACATTAATTCTGGGATGCACGCATTATCCTCTATTAATTGAAGAAATCAAGCAGTATTACGGAAACCGAGTTCGTGTGATCGATTCCCCGAATATTGTGGCCAATCATTTGAAGATTATTCTGGATAAATACAATCTTCTGAATGAAAGCAACCCAAAACCGAATTACCATTTTTACCTTTCGGATTTGACCAAAAATTTTGAAAAGATCTCAAAAAAATTCTTCGGAAAAACAATTGACTTAGAATTGAAAGTATTATAA
- the coaD gene encoding pantetheine-phosphate adenylyltransferase codes for MKIAVFPGSFDPITLGHYDIIERAAPLFDKLIIAIGQNSQKKYMFPLEKRMEFIQNSVAEFPNVEVDYFEGLTVDYCFEKNAQYILRGLRNPADFEFEKAIAHTNRTLAHKKLETVFLLTSSGKSFISSSIVREIINHGGEYELLVPDSVRVERKK; via the coding sequence ATGAAAATTGCTGTTTTTCCGGGATCATTCGATCCTATCACTTTAGGGCATTATGATATTATAGAAAGAGCGGCTCCGCTTTTTGATAAATTAATTATAGCGATCGGACAGAATTCTCAAAAGAAATATATGTTTCCGCTGGAAAAAAGAATGGAATTCATTCAAAATTCCGTCGCCGAATTTCCCAATGTGGAAGTCGATTATTTTGAAGGCTTAACGGTGGATTACTGTTTTGAAAAAAATGCCCAGTACATCCTGAGAGGACTAAGAAATCCTGCCGATTTTGAATTTGAAAAAGCTATTGCACATACCAACAGGACTTTAGCTCATAAAAAATTAGAAACCGTTTTTTTACTGACCTCATCCGGAAAATCTTTCATCAGCAGCAGCATTGTGCGGGAAATTATCAACCACGGCGGGGAATATGAATTGCTGGTACCGGATTCGGTGAGGGTAGAAAGAAAAAAGTAA
- a CDS encoding nitroreductase family protein, with protein MKTRYAVKKYNPQGKISDEKIQMLKEILHLSPSSINSQPWNFIFVSNSEIKEQLAEASYFNKEKVLESSQLVVFQAIKNPEDFEKQIEENLPEGLVEYYRTFVKPQGEAAIKSWFAHQVYLALGVFLSACVDLGIDSTPMEGIEGDKYDSILNNEKYETLFAVVIGQKSEEDKNQPIHTPKRRLERKKVIVEM; from the coding sequence ATGAAAACGAGGTATGCAGTGAAAAAGTATAACCCTCAAGGTAAAATCAGTGATGAAAAAATACAAATGCTTAAAGAAATTTTGCATTTAAGCCCATCTTCCATCAATAGCCAGCCATGGAATTTTATTTTTGTGAGCAACTCCGAAATAAAAGAACAACTGGCAGAAGCATCTTATTTTAACAAAGAAAAAGTTTTGGAAAGCAGCCAGCTGGTCGTTTTCCAAGCCATTAAAAATCCGGAAGATTTTGAAAAACAGATTGAAGAAAATTTACCGGAAGGATTGGTAGAATATTATAGAACTTTTGTAAAACCACAAGGTGAAGCTGCTATAAAATCATGGTTTGCACACCAGGTTTATCTTGCTCTTGGTGTCTTCCTTTCTGCATGTGTGGATCTTGGAATTGATTCTACCCCAATGGAAGGAATTGAAGGCGACAAATACGACTCTATTTTGAATAACGAAAAATATGAAACCCTTTTTGCAGTCGTTATCGGGCAAAAATCGGAAGAAGATAAAAACCAGCCAATACATACTCCGAAGAGAAGATTGGAAAGGAAGAAAGTGATTGTAGAAATGTAA
- a CDS encoding DUF3822 family protein yields MNVLNLLFTKDGLTYQIAKNKSIVEEKSYFVDEESPENFIADKLDEVLIKQRFDEIQVVSALNHFTLMPEGFSQHETGFELIAYNAPVDSEKEELMLSINEKFKVQFYYTFPKNFYKKIKELALPVQFNFSGEKFLNSINNKNNKEIHINLYHNQCEFFAIDNKKVILYNNLDVNSEVDFLYFIMFTLSKIGFGINETNFFTYGETTENETFISELQKFVKNLRIVFDNVPGKNFILN; encoded by the coding sequence ATGAACGTACTTAATTTACTTTTTACCAAAGACGGATTGACCTACCAGATTGCCAAGAATAAAAGCATTGTGGAGGAAAAATCTTATTTCGTAGACGAAGAATCTCCGGAAAACTTCATTGCCGATAAGCTGGATGAAGTGCTGATCAAACAAAGATTTGATGAGATTCAGGTGGTTTCCGCGCTGAATCATTTTACGTTGATGCCCGAAGGATTTTCTCAGCATGAGACAGGATTTGAGCTGATTGCCTACAATGCGCCTGTTGACAGCGAAAAAGAAGAATTAATGCTTTCGATTAACGAAAAATTCAAGGTGCAGTTTTATTATACATTTCCGAAAAATTTTTACAAAAAGATTAAAGAATTGGCCTTGCCGGTTCAATTTAATTTTTCAGGTGAGAAGTTTTTAAATTCCATTAATAATAAAAACAATAAGGAAATTCATATCAATCTTTACCACAATCAATGTGAATTTTTCGCCATTGATAACAAAAAAGTTATTTTATACAATAATCTTGATGTAAATTCTGAGGTTGATTTTCTTTACTTCATCATGTTTACATTAAGCAAGATCGGGTTCGGAATTAATGAGACGAATTTCTTCACTTACGGTGAAACCACTGAAAATGAAACGTTTATTTCAGAATTGCAGAAATTTGTGAAGAATCTGAGAATTGTATTTGATAATGTTCCCGGTAAAAATTTTATACTTAATTAG
- a CDS encoding RluA family pseudouridine synthase has translation MAEDNEDFLDEELLDQNSIDNIDIDEENKGLYEHLNITVDKNQEPLRIDKFLLIYRQNSSRNKISQTCRAGNVIVNGIPVKQNYRVKPGDQVSVLLAHPPRENVIIPQNIPINIIYEDDDLVVVDKDPGMVVHPGFGNWDGTLVNALAYHFEQNGEKTDLDRVGLVHRIDKDTSGLLVIAKNEYALSFLAKQFFDRKTKRLYWAFVWGNVQDDEGTIRGHIGRHPKNRMQMHTYEDGSQGKHAVTHYKVLERFKYMTWVECKLETGRTHQIRAHFKHIGHTLFNDERYEGHTPLRGVNLPKYKQFIKNVFEILPRHALHAHTLGFIHPTTKKELYFESPMPKDMADAVKKWRNYLEN, from the coding sequence ATGGCAGAAGATAACGAAGATTTTTTGGATGAAGAATTATTAGACCAAAACAGTATTGATAATATCGATATTGATGAGGAAAATAAAGGGTTGTATGAGCATCTCAATATCACTGTTGATAAGAATCAGGAACCACTGAGGATCGATAAGTTTTTATTGATCTACCGCCAGAATTCTTCGAGAAATAAAATTTCACAGACTTGCCGTGCGGGAAATGTTATCGTCAACGGAATTCCTGTTAAGCAAAATTATCGTGTAAAGCCAGGAGATCAGGTTTCTGTACTGTTGGCGCATCCTCCACGAGAGAATGTGATCATCCCTCAGAATATTCCTATTAATATTATATACGAAGATGATGATTTAGTCGTTGTTGATAAAGACCCTGGAATGGTCGTACATCCGGGATTCGGAAATTGGGACGGAACTCTGGTGAATGCTTTGGCGTATCACTTCGAGCAAAACGGTGAAAAAACCGATCTCGACAGAGTAGGATTGGTGCATCGAATTGATAAAGATACTTCAGGATTATTGGTCATTGCTAAAAATGAGTACGCTTTAAGCTTTTTAGCAAAACAATTTTTCGACAGAAAAACAAAAAGATTGTATTGGGCTTTTGTTTGGGGGAACGTACAGGACGATGAAGGCACCATAAGAGGCCATATCGGGCGTCATCCTAAAAACAGGATGCAGATGCACACTTATGAAGACGGCAGCCAGGGGAAGCATGCGGTGACCCATTATAAAGTTTTAGAAAGATTTAAATATATGACGTGGGTAGAGTGTAAACTTGAAACGGGAAGAACTCACCAGATCAGGGCACACTTCAAACATATCGGTCATACCTTATTTAATGATGAAAGATACGAAGGGCATACCCCTTTGCGAGGAGTGAATCTTCCTAAGTATAAGCAGTTTATAAAAAATGTTTTTGAAATTTTACCAAGACATGCACTCCATGCTCATACTTTAGGATTTATACATCCTACGACCAAGAAAGAATTATATTTTGAAAGCCCAATGCCGAAAGATATGGCGGATGCCGTAAAAAAATGGAGAAATTATTTAGAAAACTAA
- the hemW gene encoding radical SAM family heme chaperone HemW, with the protein MIYIHIPFCKQKCSYCNFHFSTSLNFKDEMLAAMKKEIFLRKDELQNKNLQSLYFGGGTPSILSPDEIHSLIDEVLKYFSFEKDIEITLEANPDDLDKNFLKGLSDSPVNRLSIGTQSFFDEDLKLMNRAHNASEAEGSIKRAQDFGFENLSIDLIYGSPTSNLEIWKENLNKTIALEVPHISSYALTVEPKTALENWISKGKVKSPKEEEQNREFYYLSDFLKDNGFEHYEVSNFAKPGMYSRHNSAYWKYKEYLGIGPSAHSYNGFDVRSWNVANNQQYIKKLNSNLLAKEEEILSRNDQFNEMIMIGLRTIWGVDLDSLKNKFNEQILEHFQHEIQSKLEEEILIIENNHLKIPEKHWFMADGIASDLFII; encoded by the coding sequence ATGATCTACATTCACATTCCGTTTTGTAAGCAAAAATGCAGCTATTGCAATTTTCATTTTTCAACATCTTTAAACTTTAAGGATGAAATGCTTGCTGCTATGAAGAAGGAAATTTTTTTGCGAAAAGATGAGCTTCAAAACAAAAATTTACAGTCTCTTTACTTTGGCGGGGGAACTCCCTCGATCCTTTCTCCTGACGAAATCCATTCTTTAATTGATGAAGTTTTAAAATATTTCAGCTTTGAAAAAGATATTGAGATCACTTTGGAAGCCAATCCGGATGATTTGGATAAAAATTTTTTGAAAGGATTGTCAGATTCCCCGGTAAATCGTCTTTCCATCGGGACACAAAGTTTTTTTGATGAAGATTTAAAATTAATGAATCGTGCTCACAATGCCTCGGAAGCCGAAGGTTCTATCAAAAGAGCTCAGGATTTTGGTTTTGAAAATTTAAGTATAGATTTAATTTACGGTTCGCCAACCTCAAATTTAGAGATTTGGAAGGAGAATTTAAACAAAACCATTGCACTTGAAGTTCCGCATATTTCTTCTTATGCCCTTACGGTCGAGCCAAAAACCGCTTTGGAAAACTGGATTTCAAAAGGAAAAGTAAAAAGCCCGAAAGAAGAGGAGCAGAACAGAGAATTCTACTATTTATCAGATTTCTTAAAAGATAATGGGTTTGAACATTATGAAGTTTCCAATTTTGCGAAACCCGGGATGTATTCAAGGCACAATTCTGCGTACTGGAAATATAAAGAATATCTGGGAATTGGCCCGTCTGCACATTCTTACAACGGTTTTGATGTCAGAAGCTGGAATGTTGCCAATAATCAGCAATACATTAAAAAATTAAATTCAAATCTTTTGGCTAAAGAAGAAGAAATTCTTTCCCGTAACGATCAGTTTAATGAAATGATTATGATTGGCTTAAGAACAATCTGGGGTGTCGACCTCGATAGCCTGAAAAATAAGTTTAATGAGCAGATTCTTGAACATTTTCAGCACGAAATTCAATCAAAATTAGAAGAAGAAATTTTAATTATTGAAAACAATCACCTGAAAATCCCGGAAAAGCATTGGTTTATGGCGGATGGAATTGCTTCGGATTTGTTTATTATTTAA
- a CDS encoding PorP/SprF family type IX secretion system membrane protein codes for MRKLYAIVCLALLSNAYKAQETLPYYQQYLLDGEFLFNPAQYGKTDYVQLNLNYQQQFSKFSESPNVQSIGMNANIFDRVGAGISVFRDSNGPISAGGITAGASYFIPLSSEGDRKDQFSFGTSVSFYNMNFDYSKINTQDASDPLLQGSESNIFMAYANFGAQATYKNIFAGVSVNDIALTNDEAIVNGREPSPIKFFLNLGYDWHVGDNIYFTPSALINLNTNSTRTIDYNLMGTFFNDINSFSFGVSYRSVQNRFDSQQLQIAPVVKVRFNKFMIGATYNLGLSDIQEYGGNSFMIGLGYNFDNFINHRGYRY; via the coding sequence ATGAGAAAACTATATGCTATCGTATGTTTAGCTCTTTTGTCAAATGCATACAAAGCACAAGAAACATTACCATACTATCAACAATACCTTTTGGATGGTGAGTTTCTGTTCAACCCAGCACAATACGGAAAAACAGACTATGTGCAGCTTAATCTTAACTATCAACAGCAATTTTCGAAGTTCAGTGAATCCCCAAATGTACAATCTATTGGGATGAACGCGAATATTTTTGATAGAGTAGGAGCAGGTATCTCTGTATTCAGAGATAGCAACGGGCCAATTTCTGCGGGTGGTATTACAGCTGGTGCTTCATATTTTATTCCTCTTAGCAGCGAAGGAGACAGAAAAGACCAGTTCTCTTTCGGTACAAGTGTGAGCTTCTATAATATGAATTTTGATTATTCAAAAATTAATACGCAGGACGCTTCAGATCCATTATTGCAGGGTAGTGAAAGTAATATCTTCATGGCTTATGCTAATTTTGGGGCACAGGCTACGTACAAAAATATCTTCGCAGGAGTTTCTGTAAATGATATTGCTCTTACCAACGACGAAGCGATCGTAAACGGACGTGAGCCTTCTCCAATCAAATTCTTCTTAAACTTAGGATATGACTGGCATGTAGGAGATAATATCTATTTCACGCCTTCAGCTTTGATCAACCTAAATACGAACTCTACAAGAACAATCGATTATAACTTAATGGGTACGTTCTTTAATGATATTAATTCATTCTCTTTCGGGGTGAGCTACAGATCTGTTCAGAACAGATTCGACAGCCAGCAATTGCAGATTGCACCGGTTGTAAAAGTAAGATTCAACAAATTCATGATTGGAGCTACTTACAACTTAGGATTATCTGATATCCAGGAATATGGAGGAAACAGCTTCATGATCGGATTAGGATATAACTTCGATAACTTCATTAATCACAGAGGTTATAGATATTAA
- a CDS encoding RsmD family RNA methyltransferase, which yields MYRIISGKWKAKKIAAPKNFDVRPTTDFAKEALFSILENKYDMQSVSVLDLFAGIGSITLEFASRGCQDITSVEMNPKHTAFINSTAAELDMALQVNVQRGDVFDWLKKFRNKKSFEIVFSDAPFETEEKKYYELLSLILNNKYLKPNGTLIVEHQSRMKFDHPNLIDTRKYGNVSFSFFEPNKEESSEITE from the coding sequence ATGTACAGAATAATCTCAGGAAAATGGAAAGCCAAAAAAATAGCCGCTCCGAAAAATTTTGACGTAAGACCTACGACGGACTTCGCAAAGGAAGCGCTATTCAGTATTTTGGAAAATAAATATGATATGCAGTCGGTTTCTGTACTTGATCTTTTTGCCGGAATCGGTTCTATCACACTGGAATTTGCATCAAGAGGCTGTCAGGATATCACTTCTGTGGAAATGAATCCGAAACATACGGCTTTTATCAATTCTACTGCTGCGGAACTGGATATGGCTTTGCAGGTGAATGTTCAGCGAGGAGATGTTTTTGACTGGTTAAAGAAGTTCAGAAATAAAAAATCTTTCGAAATTGTATTTTCGGATGCTCCTTTCGAAACGGAAGAAAAAAAATACTACGAATTGCTCTCTTTGATTTTAAATAATAAATATCTCAAACCAAACGGAACACTGATCGTAGAGCACCAAAGCCGAATGAAATTTGACCACCCAAATCTGATTGACACAAGAAAATATGGCAACGTAAGCTTCAGTTTTTTTGAACCGAATAAAGAAGAAAGCTCAGAAATAACAGAGTAA
- a CDS encoding metallophosphoesterase family protein, whose product MTKILLLSDSHSYIDDRILDYARQADEIWHGGDFGSMEVIEQLEKIKPVKGVYGNIDNAKIRSEFPEANRFFCENVEVLMIHIGGYPGRYSPLAKKEIAEKAPKLFISGHSHILKAMFDEKNNLLHLNPGACGKQGWHKMRTMMRFVVDGEEIKDLEIIELGPKI is encoded by the coding sequence ATGACTAAAATCCTGCTTCTCTCCGACTCTCATTCTTATATCGATGACCGAATTTTAGACTATGCCCGGCAAGCCGATGAAATCTGGCACGGCGGAGATTTCGGAAGCATGGAAGTCATTGAACAACTTGAAAAAATTAAACCCGTAAAAGGAGTTTACGGAAATATTGATAACGCAAAAATTCGTTCAGAATTTCCTGAAGCGAATCGTTTTTTCTGTGAAAATGTAGAAGTTTTAATGATCCACATCGGCGGATATCCCGGAAGATATTCTCCTTTAGCGAAAAAAGAAATTGCTGAAAAAGCTCCGAAGTTATTTATTTCAGGGCATTCGCATATTTTAAAAGCGATGTTTGATGAGAAAAATAATTTGCTTCATCTCAATCCCGGAGCCTGTGGAAAACAGGGATGGCACAAGATGAGAACGATGATGCGTTTTGTGGTTGACGGAGAAGAAATTAAGGATTTGGAAATTATTGAATTAGGTCCGAAAATTTGA
- a CDS encoding PASTA domain-containing protein, which translates to MLKSLFNWKVLLNLVVAIGVFVGLVWLTFRWLEYHTNHGQEIPVPNIVNKSVQEAIKILDDAGLEYEVDSFKYDPKYRPFQVLQVYPAPGSRVKDGRAIQLKVNPRTWARVEVPDVINKYSGLAFQRLEQVGLKVGDTIFEPSIQKDAVLRILYKGTAVKSKTKLPRFSVVDVVIGSGPMRNIAIPNVVGLTVKEARAVIAKSMFEVGLVEHEDGGKDESDIIYYQDPAAGDVRDQGMQIDLWASKKTPAELSAKIEQLNSIYRMKVDTGLPPIEYHEIPAHQEPNYDAQPPAVPAPKRDIPKPADAVKPDASKTGTAKPTVSGTENKPKTTNSGATSGNNAATGGKTVTTTQKPAEKPKAKKVVVE; encoded by the coding sequence ATGCTTAAATCACTTTTCAATTGGAAAGTTTTACTGAACTTAGTTGTAGCCATCGGTGTTTTTGTGGGGTTGGTTTGGCTTACATTTCGTTGGTTAGAATATCATACTAATCACGGTCAGGAAATTCCAGTTCCTAATATTGTAAATAAATCTGTACAGGAAGCCATCAAAATATTAGATGATGCAGGGCTGGAATATGAAGTGGATAGTTTTAAGTATGATCCAAAATATAGACCTTTTCAGGTATTGCAGGTATATCCTGCGCCGGGTTCGCGTGTAAAAGACGGAAGGGCTATCCAGCTGAAAGTAAATCCTAGAACATGGGCCAGAGTGGAAGTTCCTGATGTTATTAATAAATATTCAGGTCTTGCTTTCCAGAGACTGGAGCAGGTAGGATTGAAAGTAGGAGATACGATTTTCGAACCGAGTATTCAGAAAGATGCTGTTTTAAGAATCTTATATAAAGGTACAGCCGTAAAATCTAAAACTAAACTTCCGAGATTTTCTGTGGTAGATGTTGTGATAGGTTCAGGGCCGATGAGAAATATTGCGATTCCTAATGTGGTAGGATTAACGGTGAAAGAAGCAAGGGCAGTCATTGCAAAAAGTATGTTTGAAGTGGGGCTTGTAGAGCATGAAGACGGAGGTAAGGACGAATCTGATATTATTTATTATCAGGATCCTGCAGCCGGAGATGTCCGGGATCAGGGAATGCAGATAGACCTCTGGGCAAGTAAGAAAACGCCTGCTGAGCTGAGTGCAAAAATAGAACAGCTGAACTCTATCTATAGAATGAAAGTAGACACAGGATTGCCGCCGATAGAATATCATGAAATTCCTGCTCACCAGGAACCAAACTATGACGCGCAGCCTCCTGCGGTACCGGCTCCGAAAAGAGATATTCCGAAACCAGCAGATGCTGTGAAGCCGGATGCATCAAAAACGGGAACGGCAAAACCAACGGTTTCAGGAACGGAAAATAAACCGAAGACGACCAACTCTGGAGCTACTTCCGGAAATAATGCTGCTACGGGCGGTAAAACTGTCACAACAACACAAAAGCCGGCAGAAAAACCAAAAGCTAAAAAAGTAGTCGTAGAATAA
- a CDS encoding winged helix-turn-helix transcriptional regulator, whose amino-acid sequence MYIIDDKHYPCCTTVTMRFIGGKWKAVILYYLIEGPKRYNELRKFMPTITERTLSLQLKQLEEDNIINRKVYTKKPPLMVEYTLTEFGETLIPMLKEIARWGIEAVEKSKKVKEEIS is encoded by the coding sequence ATGTATATAATAGATGACAAGCATTATCCTTGCTGTACAACGGTAACCATGAGGTTTATCGGCGGGAAATGGAAAGCGGTAATTTTATATTACCTTATTGAAGGACCAAAAAGATATAATGAATTAAGAAAATTTATGCCCACAATTACGGAAAGAACATTAAGTCTTCAGTTAAAGCAATTGGAAGAAGATAACATTATTAACAGAAAAGTTTACACCAAAAAACCTCCTTTAATGGTAGAATATACATTAACGGAATTCGGAGAAACTTTAATTCCTATGTTAAAAGAAATCGCAAGATGGGGAATAGAAGCCGTAGAAAAATCAAAAAAAGTAAAGGAAGAAATTTCCTGA